The segment TCGCCACGTACTGGTCCCAGTAACCAAAGACGCCCGCACTGAGCAGGCCCATGGCCATGCTGGCTATAGCGCCTGCTGTGGTTGCACGACGCCAGTACAGGCCACCGAGCAGCGGCACGGCGAAGGTCGCGAGCATTACGCCGATCCCCAGCCATATGAGCCAGGCGAGCATCGCCGGTGGATTGATGGCCAGCCAGAGCGAGCCAACTGCTGCGACGACGACCGCGATCTTACTTATCAAGAGCACCTCCCGGTCGCTCGCCGTCGGCTTGAACAGGTTGTGGTAGATATCCCAGGAGAACATGGTCCCGATGGTCAGCAGGAGGCGATCGGTCGTGGACATCACGGCGGCAAGCACGATCACGGCAAAAACGCCCCAGATAAAGACGGCGGCGAATGCGTGTTCGATGCCATACATGAACGCGAAATCCTGCGCGTTGACCGCCTCAGGGAGTGCCAATGCCCCCTCAAGTTCCAGCACACGAACAGCAAAGCCCGCGAATTTCACGAGGAACATCACGACGACGTACACCACGAAGGCGATGAGCGGAGACCACCTGAAGTACCTGTCCTCCTTCGCCGCGAGCACGTTGTTAATAACGTGCGGCGCCACGGCCAGGCCGATCATGAGCATTATCGCGAAGGAGAAGAGGAATTCAGGCGTGGCGAACGCGTAGCCCGCGTAAACCGGTGAGGGATACCACGGCTGCACCATGTTCGGATCAACACCGGCCAGCACCTCGTTGATGTGTGTCAGACCGCCCGCTTTCAGGATCACAACGGGGGCCGTGAGCATGACACCGATGATAAGGATTCCGCCCTGAACGAGGGTGGTCCAGGAGACGGCAAAGAGACCGCCGATAACGGTGTACAAGGTGATAATGATCACCGCGACCAGGAGTGCCTGTAGATGCGGGATCTTAAAGAGCCACATGAGCACGATACTGATCGCAGTGTACTGCCCGACAAGGTAGATCAGCGAGACCACCACTCCTGCAACGGCACTCAACCCGCGAATCGCCCGTGGACTCTCAAATCGATGGACAAAGTAATCCTGAACGGTCATATAGCCCGCCTGCTTCCCCACATGGTGTAGCTTCACGCCGAAGAGGATGATACAGAAGGCGGCAGAGAGCGGTACGAAGAACTGCTCCCAGATGGTCGGCCACCCGGTCGAGTAGCCCAAGCCACTGACGCCGACAAGCGTCATACCGCTACATATCGAAGCGACCATCAGGATCGTAAAGACCCAGAAGCCCAGTGAACGTCCAGCAAGGATATAATCCTCCGTGGTCTTGATCTTCCGCGAGCCCCATGCACCGATTCCGATGAGAATAAGGAAGTAAATCGCAACGATACCGATGGTAAGAATGTCCGACATGCTCAGGACACCTCCCGGAATCGCAGACCCCACAACAGCAGCACCAGAACCATCACGAGAAACGCGCCACACACGATATAAGCCGTAGTATCAGGCAAGCCGAGTATCATAGTGACAGAGGTTATAGAAGGCCGGTATTTAAAGCTGGTTGATAATACTATCGACTAAACGTCAATGTACCATAGATATGGTAACCTTTATCTTATACCTGAAACGAACGCCTTAGCTGGACACCGTCACGTCGACGCCCACTTCATCCGTTGCACCTTCCCACTACAGAAGCCGCTGAAGACACTGCCGCACGAGCGTTTCTTTCGGTCAGGTCGGTTAGAGGCTGTAGAGTTCGGAGCTCCCGATTATGCGGTAGCCCTGCTCTTCAAGCACCCGCTTGGCAGTTGCGCGATCTGTGACACCGAGCACGATAATTGCCCGTTTCTCCTTATCGAGCACAAAGCCGTAGCAATCCTCTATATTTACGTCCGCCTGTCGCAAGACTTTCAATACGCTGTGGAGGCTCCCCGGCGTGTTCTGCACCTCGACGGCGACGACATCAGTTAAAGAAGCGGTCATGCCTGCCTGCTGCAGTGCGCGAAAGCCCCGCTCGGGATCGTCCATAATGAGTTGAAAAATCCCGTATTTCTCGTCCGAGGTAATCTTAACTGCCAGGATATTGACGGCTGCGTCCGCCAAAATACCCGTTATCTGCTCCAGTTTTCCCGGTCGATTTTCTAAGAAGACATTAATCTGCTTGGCCATTCACCTAATTCTCCTTCCGTAAATCCACCACCCTTACTGCCTTGCCTTCCGTTCGCGGCAAGCTTCCGGGCTCGTGGAACTCCACCCGGGGGCGCACCACGATCTCATCCTGAATTGCCTTGAGGATATCATTCTCGAGCTTCCTCAGCTTCCTCAAGTCGCCACTGAACATCTTCGGATAGAGCTCCACCTTGACGGTCAGCTCGTCGAGCGTGCCCGTACGATCGAGATAGAGCTGGTAATTGGTGGCCACTTCAGGAAAGCTCATGAGCACGTCCTCGATCTGACTCGGGTACAGATTGACGCCACGGACGATGAGCATGTCATCAGTTCGACCTTTGATCCGTGAGATGCGCACGTGCGCCCTGCCACAGGCGCATGGCTCGCCGTCGTCCACAATGGAGGCGAGATCACCGGTTCGGTACCGGATGATCGGCATGGCCTCGCGGCAGAGCGTGGTCACGACCAGCTCGCCTTCCTCGCCCGGGCCAAGCGCCTCACCGGTACGGGGATTCACCACCTCGAGGAGATACTGATCTTCCCAGAGATGCATACCGCTCTTCTCCGCGCATTCAAACGCGACCCCGGGGCCGTTCAGCTCGGACATGCCATAGGAATTGAAGGCGCTGATGTCATAGATATCCTCGATCTTCTGCCTCGTCTGCTCCGAGTGTGGCTCGGCACCGACGAAGCCGATCCGTAAATCAAACTCACGGGGATCGTCGCCCTCCTCCTCCATGACCTCTGAGACGTAGAGGATGTAGGAGGGTGTAGCATGGAAAACGGTCGTCTTAAAATCCTTCATCAACTGGATCTGGCGTCTGGTGTTCCCGACTCCCGAGGGGATAACCAGCATGCCCACCTTCTCCGCGCCGTAATGGAGTCCCAAACCACCCGTGAACATCCCATAACTGATGATGTTCTGGAAGATATCGCGCTTGTCGGCGCCGGCCATCACAATGCACCGGGCAACGAGATTGGCCCAGTTCTCGATGTCGCGGCGGGTATGGAAGATGACCGTCGCCTTGCCCGTGGTACCCGAGGAAGAATGCAGCCGCACGATCTCTTCCTGTGGCACGGTCACGAGCCCGAAATCGTAGTTCAGGCGCAGGTCATGCTTCGTGGTGAACGGGAGCTGAACAACGTCCTCGGGCTTAGTGAACAGAGACTCATCGATACCTGCCAAACGATTCCGATAAAAGATCGAGTGCCGAGCACGGGCGATAACGTTCTTCAACCGTTCGAGCTGCACCGTTGCCAGTTCCTCACGCGGCAGCGTTTCTATCCGCTCATCCCAGAACGCCATGAATCCTATGTGGCGTGAGAACTATATAAATCAGCACGCCGATCTGTAACTCCGCGGCCTTGTACGGGTACGTACTGTGCCAGGAGGGCACGAGCCAGGGGTATTTACAGACCGAGCAAAAAAGGAAAAGCTTAAATAACCGCTACCCAGAAGTTCTAACAAGGTTAGCAGTACTTGCAGAATGAAAAGCAGAGGTGGATAAACATGAGATATGCGACTTTAGTGTCGGTGATAGTGATAGCCTCGCTACTACTCGCCGGCTGTGTGGAACAACAGGAAGGACCGCAGGAGGGAACGGGAGAGCTGAAGATCGGTGTGGTCGCGTCATTAACCGGAAGCGCCAGTACGACGGGCCTGGATATGTGGCAGGCCGCAGTCCTGGCAGCAGAGGAGATAAACGCGAAGGGCGGAGTCGTCGTCGACGGCGTTCCGATGAAAATAACACTCGTGAAGGGGGACGATGAATCGTCACCGAAAGCTGGCGTGGAGACCGTCACAAAACTCATCACGGAAAGCAAGGTTGACCTCCTCGTCGGTGGCTTTTCGAGCAGTGTAACGTTTGCTGATTCAGTTGTTGCGGCTGAGCACAGGGTGCCGTTCATCGTCACGGGCGCCTCTTCACCGGTAATAACGCGCCGCACGGATATTGATACCAGCTACTTATTCCATCACTGCCCCACCAC is part of the Methanomicrobia archaeon genome and harbors:
- a CDS encoding sodium:solute symporter family protein; its protein translation is MSDILTIGIVAIYFLILIGIGAWGSRKIKTTEDYILAGRSLGFWVFTILMVASICSGMTLVGVSGLGYSTGWPTIWEQFFVPLSAAFCIILFGVKLHHVGKQAGYMTVQDYFVHRFESPRAIRGLSAVAGVVVSLIYLVGQYTAISIVLMWLFKIPHLQALLVAVIIITLYTVIGGLFAVSWTTLVQGGILIIGVMLTAPVVILKAGGLTHINEVLAGVDPNMVQPWYPSPVYAGYAFATPEFLFSFAIMLMIGLAVAPHVINNVLAAKEDRYFRWSPLIAFVVYVVVMFLVKFAGFAVRVLELEGALALPEAVNAQDFAFMYGIEHAFAAVFIWGVFAVIVLAAVMSTTDRLLLTIGTMFSWDIYHNLFKPTASDREVLLISKIAVVVAAVGSLWLAINPPAMLAWLIWLGIGVMLATFAVPLLGGLYWRRATTAGAIASMAMGLLSAGVFGYWDQYVAKLPVHFSFPALIISLVVLIVVSLLTPRNSDRVLDDTMTGPYIQPRETSKLGVREGIPRKRA
- a CDS encoding ACT domain-containing protein; amino-acid sequence: MAKQINVFLENRPGKLEQITGILADAAVNILAVKITSDEKYGIFQLIMDDPERGFRALQQAGMTASLTDVVAVEVQNTPGSLHSVLKVLRQADVNIEDCYGFVLDKEKRAIIVLGVTDRATAKRVLEEQGYRIIGSSELYSL
- a CDS encoding phenylacetate--CoA ligase family protein; translation: MAFWDERIETLPREELATVQLERLKNVIARARHSIFYRNRLAGIDESLFTKPEDVVQLPFTTKHDLRLNYDFGLVTVPQEEIVRLHSSSGTTGKATVIFHTRRDIENWANLVARCIVMAGADKRDIFQNIISYGMFTGGLGLHYGAEKVGMLVIPSGVGNTRRQIQLMKDFKTTVFHATPSYILYVSEVMEEEGDDPREFDLRIGFVGAEPHSEQTRQKIEDIYDISAFNSYGMSELNGPGVAFECAEKSGMHLWEDQYLLEVVNPRTGEALGPGEEGELVVTTLCREAMPIIRYRTGDLASIVDDGEPCACGRAHVRISRIKGRTDDMLIVRGVNLYPSQIEDVLMSFPEVATNYQLYLDRTGTLDELTVKVELYPKMFSGDLRKLRKLENDILKAIQDEIVVRPRVEFHEPGSLPRTEGKAVRVVDLRKEN